The proteins below are encoded in one region of Streptomyces cyanogenus:
- a CDS encoding cache domain-containing protein encodes MGVSPGATVATDPETWVAAQVGGALEAVFAAVAATRADTAALLNRVAAEGRRPASRDLAALRPGLHLRLRHEELVSGVGFVAAPGLLADVPAWLEWWQTGADGAVRPLLLDLDPGRSAYSDYTHWDWFALPRDTGRRAVAGPYVDYLCSDEYSLTLSQPVRSQGRFAGVAAADVYLRHFEAAVLPLLRALSRPARLVNARGRVAASTDPGHLAGSLTKGPDFCDVLTAVRPGVYDGLRLVPCRGVPLVLVLS; translated from the coding sequence ATGGGCGTGAGCCCCGGGGCCACCGTCGCCACGGACCCGGAGACATGGGTGGCCGCCCAGGTGGGCGGCGCGCTGGAGGCCGTCTTCGCCGCGGTCGCCGCCACCCGTGCCGACACCGCGGCCCTGCTGAACCGGGTGGCCGCCGAGGGTCGCCGGCCCGCCAGCCGCGACCTCGCCGCCCTGCGCCCCGGACTGCATCTGCGGCTGCGCCACGAGGAACTCGTCTCCGGCGTCGGCTTCGTCGCGGCCCCCGGCCTGCTGGCCGACGTACCGGCCTGGCTGGAATGGTGGCAGACGGGCGCCGACGGCGCCGTACGCCCCCTGCTGCTCGACCTCGACCCCGGCCGGTCGGCCTACTCCGACTACACGCACTGGGACTGGTTCGCGCTGCCCCGCGACACCGGGCGCCGCGCCGTCGCCGGACCGTACGTGGACTATCTCTGCTCCGACGAGTACAGCCTCACCCTGTCCCAACCGGTGCGGAGCCAGGGTCGGTTCGCCGGAGTTGCCGCGGCCGACGTGTACCTGCGGCACTTCGAGGCGGCCGTGCTGCCGCTGCTGCGGGCACTGTCCCGGCCGGCCCGCCTGGTCAACGCCCGTGGCCGGGTCGCCGCCTCGACGGACCCCGGCCACCTGGCCGGCTCCCTCACCAAGGGCCCCGACTTCTGCGACGTGCTCACCGCGGTGCGGCCCGGCGTGTACGACGGCCTGCGCCTGGTGCCGTGCCGGGGCGTCCCCCTGGTGCTCGTCCTGTCCTGA
- a CDS encoding FadR/GntR family transcriptional regulator, protein MTVRQHEIDAGARKAVFSPVDSRARVDAVVRRIGDAIELGLLADGEQLPGESELAGRLGVSTVTLREALMALRQQGLVTTRRGRGGGSFVSLPEVPADDRLKSRLRGWSTEELRDLGDHWAALSGAAARLAAQRTEPADLQPLRRTAQELAEAEDAPARSRLYGRFHVELAAAAQSARLTREQVGLQSEVGALLCLVLADDAYREEVAERHRSVVSAVQDGAHETAGTLAERCVRESTARLVAVRLGL, encoded by the coding sequence ATGACCGTGAGGCAGCACGAGATCGACGCAGGGGCCCGCAAGGCAGTCTTCAGCCCCGTGGACAGCCGGGCCCGCGTGGACGCGGTCGTCCGCCGCATAGGGGACGCCATCGAGCTGGGCCTCCTCGCCGACGGCGAGCAGCTCCCCGGCGAAAGCGAACTGGCCGGCCGGCTCGGCGTCTCCACGGTCACCCTGCGCGAGGCGCTCATGGCCCTGCGACAGCAGGGTCTGGTCACCACCCGGCGGGGCCGCGGCGGAGGCAGCTTCGTCTCGCTGCCCGAAGTCCCCGCCGACGACCGGCTCAAGTCCCGGCTGCGCGGCTGGAGCACCGAGGAACTGCGCGACCTCGGCGACCACTGGGCCGCCCTGTCCGGCGCCGCCGCCCGGCTCGCCGCCCAGCGCACCGAACCCGCGGACCTCCAGCCGCTGCGCCGGACGGCCCAGGAGCTCGCGGAGGCCGAGGACGCGCCGGCGCGCAGCCGGCTGTACGGCCGCTTCCACGTCGAGCTCGCCGCCGCCGCCCAGTCGGCCCGGCTCACCCGGGAACAGGTCGGGCTGCAGAGCGAGGTGGGCGCCCTGCTGTGTCTGGTCCTGGCCGACGACGCATATCGTGAAGAAGTTGCGGAGCGTCACCGCTCGGTCGTCTCCGCCGTGCAAGATGGGGCCCACGAAACGGCCGGCACGCTGGCCGAGCGGTGCGTCAGGGAGTCGACGGCGCGGCTCGTCGCCGTACGCCTCGGGCTCTGA
- a CDS encoding ABC transporter permease — translation MTTDAPTAAGRGTVRRLAGALHRMPRLRLTLLLTAPLLWLTVLYLGSLAVLFVSAFWTTDSFTSQVVKVWSTDNFHALFTTPVFRQVVLRSVGVALAVTVLCAVIAFPVAFYTARVARPRWRPLLVVAILTPLWASYLVKVYAWRLILSEGGVADWMLAPLGLSGPGYGLPATVLTLTYLWLPYMILPVHTALEQLPANLLDASADLGARAGRTFRSVVLPMVLPSVAAGSVFTFSLSLGDYITVQIVGGKTQLIGNLVYSNIELNLPMAAALGTVPVAVIVLYLLAIRRTGALNSL, via the coding sequence GTGACGACCGACGCGCCTACCGCCGCCGGCCGGGGCACCGTCCGGCGGCTCGCCGGAGCCCTGCACCGCATGCCCCGGCTGCGCCTGACCCTCCTGCTCACCGCCCCGCTGCTGTGGCTCACCGTCCTCTACCTCGGCTCACTGGCGGTCCTGTTCGTCTCCGCCTTCTGGACCACGGACTCCTTCACCTCCCAGGTGGTGAAGGTCTGGTCGACGGACAACTTCCACGCGCTGTTCACCACGCCGGTCTTCCGCCAGGTCGTCCTGCGCAGCGTCGGGGTGGCCCTCGCGGTGACCGTGCTGTGCGCGGTGATCGCCTTCCCCGTCGCCTTCTACACCGCACGCGTGGCCCGGCCGAGGTGGCGTCCGCTGCTGGTCGTGGCCATCCTCACCCCGCTGTGGGCGAGTTACCTGGTCAAGGTGTACGCCTGGCGGCTGATCCTCTCCGAGGGCGGCGTCGCCGACTGGATGCTCGCGCCGCTCGGGCTGAGCGGCCCCGGCTACGGCCTGCCCGCCACGGTCCTGACCCTGACCTACCTCTGGCTGCCGTACATGATCCTGCCGGTCCACACGGCCCTGGAGCAGCTCCCGGCCAACCTGCTCGACGCGTCCGCCGACCTCGGGGCGCGGGCGGGGCGGACCTTCCGCTCGGTGGTGCTCCCGATGGTGCTGCCGTCGGTCGCCGCCGGGTCCGTGTTCACCTTCTCGCTCAGTCTCGGCGACTACATCACCGTGCAGATCGTCGGCGGGAAGACGCAGCTGATCGGCAACCTCGTGTACTCCAACATCGAACTCAACCTGCCCATGGCCGCCGCGCTCGGCACCGTGCCGGTGGCCGTGATCGTCCTGTACCTGCTGGCGATCCGCCGCACGGGCGCCCTGAACAGCCTGTAG
- a CDS encoding maleylpyruvate isomerase N-terminal domain-containing protein, with protein sequence MTTAHITEPARTLRAAYEAASAVVATLDDEESWLPTGCTGWAVRDLVFHCLQDAQRGLVALHTPSDGPVDRDAVTYWQDWRPGTAGAANGRRWARVNGSMFLVFGQLQELYRETLAAAAHAADAADPARHVATQGHVLTAGDLITTLAVEATVHHLDLTARLPLAPGPSREGLTAVRATLDGLLGRPAPADWSDERYARVGTGRAAPTDAERAALGAAADRFPLFG encoded by the coding sequence ATGACCACAGCGCACATCACGGAACCGGCGCGGACGTTGCGCGCCGCCTACGAGGCCGCCTCGGCCGTCGTCGCGACGCTGGACGACGAGGAGTCCTGGTTACCGACCGGCTGCACGGGCTGGGCGGTCCGCGACCTCGTCTTCCACTGTCTGCAGGACGCCCAGCGCGGACTCGTGGCCCTGCACACGCCGTCGGACGGGCCCGTCGACCGGGACGCGGTGACGTACTGGCAGGACTGGCGGCCGGGCACCGCGGGCGCGGCGAACGGGCGGCGCTGGGCGCGGGTGAACGGGAGCATGTTCCTGGTCTTCGGCCAGTTGCAGGAGCTGTATCGGGAGACGCTGGCGGCGGCCGCGCACGCGGCGGACGCGGCCGATCCGGCGCGGCACGTGGCCACCCAGGGGCACGTGCTGACGGCCGGGGACCTGATCACCACGCTGGCGGTGGAGGCGACCGTCCACCATCTCGACCTGACCGCCCGGCTCCCGCTCGCCCCCGGCCCCTCGCGCGAGGGCCTGACGGCGGTGCGTGCCACGCTGGACGGTCTGCTCGGCAGACCCGCCCCGGCGGACTGGAGCGACGAGCGGTACGCGCGCGTGGGCACCGGGCGGGCCGCGCCGACCGACGCCGAACGCGCCGCCCTGGGCGCGGCGGCGGACCGGTTCCCGCTGTTCGGCTGA
- a CDS encoding ABC transporter substrate-binding protein, giving the protein MRLTRTLRASAVCAAALLLAAACDSSGSGSTSATGLNPPDLKAPTKLGKTEGQVNLIAWAGYVEDGSNDPKVDWVSGFEKRTGCQVHSKVAASSDEMVKLMKTGEYDAVSASGDASLRLIASGDAAPVNTGLVPHYKDVFGGLKNGAWNSVRGKMYGIPHGRGANLLMYNTAKVQPAPTSWSAVFDDAARYKGHVTAYDSPIYIADAALYLKATKPELKIKDPYALDQKQFDAAVALLKRQNADVGEYWSDYLKEVSAFKSGDSVVGTTWQVIANLAAAEGAKVKALVPKEGSTGWSDTWMVSAKAKHPNCAYKWLDWIVSPKVNAQVAEYFGEAPANSKACAETTDKNFCTVYHAADENYWKKIAFWNTPIEQCLDGRTDVTCVPYAKWVQAWTEIKG; this is encoded by the coding sequence GTGCGTCTCACCCGTACCCTGCGCGCCTCGGCCGTCTGCGCCGCCGCGCTGCTGCTCGCCGCCGCCTGCGACTCCTCCGGCTCCGGCAGCACCTCCGCCACCGGCCTCAACCCGCCCGACCTCAAGGCCCCCACGAAACTCGGGAAGACCGAAGGCCAGGTCAACCTCATCGCCTGGGCCGGCTACGTCGAGGACGGCTCCAACGACCCCAAGGTGGACTGGGTCTCCGGCTTCGAGAAGCGGACGGGCTGCCAGGTCCACTCCAAGGTCGCCGCCAGCTCGGACGAGATGGTCAAACTGATGAAGACCGGCGAGTACGACGCCGTCTCCGCCTCCGGCGACGCCTCCCTGCGCCTGATCGCCTCCGGCGACGCCGCCCCCGTCAACACCGGCCTCGTCCCCCACTACAAGGACGTCTTCGGCGGGCTGAAGAACGGCGCCTGGAACTCCGTACGGGGGAAGATGTACGGCATCCCGCACGGCCGGGGCGCCAACCTGCTGATGTACAACACCGCGAAGGTCCAGCCCGCCCCCACCTCCTGGTCCGCGGTCTTCGACGACGCCGCACGGTACAAGGGGCACGTCACCGCGTACGACTCGCCGATCTACATCGCGGACGCGGCCCTGTACCTGAAGGCCACCAAGCCCGAGTTGAAGATCAAGGACCCGTACGCCCTCGACCAGAAGCAGTTCGACGCGGCCGTGGCGCTGCTCAAGCGGCAGAACGCGGACGTCGGCGAGTACTGGAGCGACTACCTGAAGGAGGTCTCCGCCTTCAAGAGCGGTGACTCGGTGGTCGGCACGACCTGGCAGGTCATCGCCAACCTCGCCGCCGCCGAGGGCGCGAAGGTCAAGGCGCTGGTCCCGAAGGAGGGTTCGACCGGCTGGTCCGACACCTGGATGGTCTCGGCCAAGGCCAAGCACCCCAATTGCGCCTACAAATGGCTCGACTGGATCGTCTCCCCGAAGGTCAACGCCCAGGTCGCCGAGTACTTCGGCGAGGCCCCGGCCAACTCCAAGGCGTGCGCGGAGACCACGGACAAGAACTTCTGCACCGTCTACCACGCAGCCGACGAGAACTACTGGAAGAAGATCGCCTTCTGGAACACGCCCATCGAGCAGTGCCTGGACGGCCGCACGGACGTCACGTGCGTGCCGTACGCCAAGTGGGTGCAGGCCTGGACCGAGATCAAGGGCTGA
- a CDS encoding ABC transporter ATP-binding protein encodes MEGIAIRLQGLRKSFGETTAVAGVDLEIRDGEFFSMLGPSGSGKTTVLRLVAGFESPDHGRIELAGQEVTGLAPFERDVHTVFQDYALFPHMSVEQNVAYGLKVRRIPKAERLVRARKALAEVRLEGYGQRRPAQLSGGQRQRVALARALVGRPRVLLLDEPLGALDLKLREQMQVELKALQREVGITFVFVTHDQEEALTMSDRIAVFDGGRIAQVGTPAEIYERPATPFVASFVGTSNLLEGEAAHRITGSPGTYNIRPEKIRVLKDAAEPDEPEHTTATGTVADVVYLGDATRFLVDLDGGGRLTALQQNLETSSADVAAYRGTRVRLQWHRRHAVRLPS; translated from the coding sequence ATGGAGGGAATTGCGATCCGGTTGCAGGGCCTGCGCAAGTCGTTCGGCGAGACCACCGCGGTGGCCGGGGTCGACCTGGAGATCCGGGACGGCGAGTTCTTCTCGATGCTCGGGCCGTCCGGCTCCGGAAAGACCACGGTCCTGCGGCTCGTCGCCGGGTTCGAGTCACCGGACCACGGCCGCATCGAACTCGCCGGGCAGGAGGTCACCGGCCTCGCCCCGTTCGAGCGGGACGTGCACACCGTGTTCCAGGACTACGCGCTGTTCCCGCACATGTCGGTCGAGCAGAACGTCGCCTACGGGCTCAAGGTCCGCAGGATACCGAAGGCCGAACGCCTGGTCCGGGCCCGCAAGGCGCTCGCCGAGGTCCGCCTCGAAGGCTACGGCCAGCGCCGGCCCGCCCAGTTGTCGGGCGGGCAGCGCCAGCGCGTCGCGCTCGCCCGGGCCCTCGTCGGCCGGCCCCGCGTGCTGCTGCTGGACGAGCCGCTCGGTGCCCTCGACCTGAAGCTGCGCGAGCAGATGCAGGTCGAACTCAAGGCGCTACAGCGGGAAGTGGGCATCACCTTCGTCTTCGTCACCCACGACCAGGAGGAGGCCCTGACGATGAGCGACCGGATCGCCGTCTTCGACGGGGGCCGCATCGCCCAGGTCGGCACCCCCGCGGAGATCTACGAGCGCCCGGCGACCCCCTTCGTCGCCTCCTTCGTCGGCACCTCCAACCTCCTCGAAGGCGAAGCGGCCCACCGGATCACCGGCTCCCCCGGCACCTACAACATCCGCCCGGAGAAGATCCGCGTCCTGAAGGACGCCGCCGAGCCGGACGAGCCCGAGCACACCACCGCCACCGGCACCGTCGCCGACGTCGTCTACCTCGGCGACGCCACCCGCTTCCTGGTCGACCTGGACGGCGGCGGCCGGCTCACCGCGCTCCAGCAGAACCTGGAGACCTCCTCCGCGGACGTCGCCGCCTACCGCGGCACCCGGGTCCGCCTCCAGTGGCACCGCCGGCACGCCGTCCGCCTGCCCTCCTGA
- a CDS encoding glutamate-cysteine ligase family protein, which translates to MGRDVPALVFTREDRRRYRIKMHECLDALAQMLREARFESERPQVGLEIELNLVDDRAEPAMRNTDVLEAISDPAWSTELGRFNLEINVPPRRLTAGGPDAWESEIRAALNHADQRARSVGARLLMVGILPTLRQDDITEETLSENPRYRLLNDQIFAARGEDLRIEIDGSDRLRTYADTITPEAACTSTQFHLQVSPEEFAGYWNAAQAIAGVQVALAANSPFLFGKELWHETRIPLFEQATDTRPEEIKVQGVRPRVWFGERWITSVFDLFEENLRYFPALLPLCDEQDPVETLDSGDTPELSELTLHNGTIYRWNRPVYAVANDLPHIRVENRVLPAGPTVADTLANGAFYYGLTRALVEEDRPVWSRMSFAAAEDNLHAAARQGIDAPLYWPGMGEVPVPELVLRRLLPLAHRGLEHSGMDSAWREPLLGVIEQRCVTARNGAVWQKEMFHHVAGTTHAGRHEALRRMTQVYIDYMHLNAPVHTWPVD; encoded by the coding sequence ATGGGGCGTGACGTTCCGGCGCTCGTCTTCACCCGCGAGGACCGCCGCCGGTACCGGATCAAGATGCACGAGTGCCTGGACGCGCTGGCGCAGATGCTGCGCGAGGCACGGTTCGAGTCGGAGCGGCCCCAGGTCGGTCTGGAGATAGAGCTGAACCTGGTCGACGACAGGGCCGAGCCGGCGATGCGCAACACCGATGTGCTGGAGGCGATCTCCGACCCGGCCTGGTCCACCGAGCTGGGCCGGTTCAACCTGGAGATCAACGTCCCGCCCCGGCGGCTGACGGCGGGCGGTCCGGACGCCTGGGAGTCGGAGATCCGGGCCGCGCTGAACCACGCCGACCAGCGGGCCCGGTCGGTCGGCGCCCGGCTGCTCATGGTCGGGATCCTGCCCACGCTGCGGCAGGACGACATCACCGAGGAGACCCTGTCGGAGAACCCCCGCTACCGGCTGCTCAACGACCAGATCTTCGCGGCCCGCGGTGAGGACCTGCGCATCGAGATCGACGGGTCCGACCGGCTGCGGACCTACGCGGACACGATCACCCCGGAGGCCGCGTGCACCAGCACGCAGTTCCATCTGCAGGTGTCACCGGAGGAGTTCGCCGGCTACTGGAACGCGGCGCAGGCGATCGCGGGGGTGCAGGTGGCGCTGGCGGCGAACTCCCCGTTCCTGTTCGGCAAGGAGCTGTGGCACGAGACGCGGATCCCGCTGTTCGAGCAGGCCACCGACACCCGCCCGGAGGAGATCAAGGTGCAGGGGGTACGGCCCCGGGTGTGGTTCGGAGAGCGGTGGATCACCAGCGTCTTCGACCTGTTCGAGGAGAACCTGCGGTACTTCCCGGCCCTGCTCCCGCTGTGCGACGAGCAGGACCCGGTGGAGACGCTCGACAGCGGCGACACGCCCGAGCTGTCCGAACTCACGCTGCACAACGGCACGATCTACCGCTGGAACCGGCCGGTGTACGCCGTGGCGAACGACCTGCCGCACATCCGGGTGGAGAACCGGGTGCTGCCGGCGGGACCGACGGTGGCCGACACCCTCGCGAACGGCGCGTTCTACTACGGGCTGACCCGGGCCCTGGTGGAGGAGGACCGGCCGGTGTGGTCGCGGATGTCCTTCGCGGCCGCCGAGGACAACCTGCACGCCGCGGCCCGGCAGGGCATCGACGCGCCGCTGTACTGGCCCGGGATGGGCGAGGTACCGGTGCCGGAGCTGGTACTGCGGCGGCTGCTGCCGCTCGCGCACCGCGGTCTGGAGCACTCGGGGATGGACTCGGCGTGGCGGGAGCCGCTGCTCGGCGTCATCGAGCAGCGCTGTGTGACGGCACGCAACGGTGCGGTGTGGCAGAAGGAGATGTTCCATCACGTCGCCGGCACCACGCACGCCGGCCGGCACGAGGCGTTGCGCCGGATGACCCAGGTGTACATCGACTACATGCACCTCAACGCCCCGGTGCACACCTGGCCGGTGGACTGA
- a CDS encoding FMN-dependent NADH-azoreductase — MATLLHIDSSVFPAEASASRAVTEAFRKHWEEQHPQGTVVYRDLAAEPVPHITAEAHLAGFVPPSAHTPEQAAVFAERVKLIEELEQADAILIGAPMYNYTIPSTLKAWLDNVILMGRTAGENPSAKGTPVTVIASRGGSYAPGTPREGYEYVQNYLKAVLADALGLDLEFIVPELTMASKNPAMAELVPLYEASRDRAFEAAAAKARQLAERLAA; from the coding sequence ATGGCCACCCTGCTGCACATCGATTCATCCGTTTTCCCGGCCGAGGCGTCGGCGTCCCGCGCCGTGACGGAGGCCTTCCGCAAGCACTGGGAGGAGCAGCACCCGCAGGGCACGGTCGTCTACCGCGACCTGGCGGCCGAGCCCGTTCCGCACATCACCGCCGAGGCGCACCTCGCCGGCTTCGTCCCGCCGAGCGCGCACACGCCCGAGCAGGCCGCCGTCTTCGCCGAGCGCGTGAAGCTGATCGAGGAGCTGGAGCAGGCCGACGCGATCCTGATCGGCGCCCCGATGTACAACTACACGATCCCGTCGACCCTCAAGGCCTGGCTGGACAACGTGATCCTGATGGGCCGCACCGCGGGCGAGAACCCGTCCGCCAAGGGCACCCCGGTCACCGTCATCGCCAGCCGGGGCGGCTCGTACGCGCCGGGCACCCCGCGCGAGGGCTACGAGTACGTGCAGAACTACCTCAAGGCCGTCCTGGCCGACGCCCTCGGCCTGGACCTGGAGTTCATCGTCCCGGAGCTGACCATGGCGTCGAAGAACCCGGCGATGGCCGAGCTGGTCCCGCTGTACGAGGCCTCCCGCGACCGTGCCTTCGAGGCCGCGGCCGCCAAGGCGCGACAGCTGGCGGAGCGCCTCGCCGCCTGA
- a CDS encoding YciI family protein codes for MAKYLLLKHYRGAPAPINNVPMDQWTPEEISAHVQYMQDFAARLEKTGEFVDGQALAPEGAWVRYDGEGRPPVTDGPFAETKDLIAGWMVIDVDGYERAVELAGELSAAPGAGGKPIHEWLEVRPFLAAPPTVTE; via the coding sequence ATGGCCAAGTACTTGCTGCTGAAGCACTACCGCGGCGCCCCGGCTCCGATCAACAACGTGCCGATGGACCAGTGGACGCCGGAGGAGATCTCGGCGCACGTGCAGTACATGCAGGACTTCGCGGCCCGGCTGGAGAAGACCGGCGAGTTCGTGGACGGCCAGGCACTCGCCCCCGAGGGGGCGTGGGTCCGCTACGACGGTGAAGGGCGCCCGCCGGTCACCGACGGCCCGTTCGCCGAGACCAAGGACCTCATCGCCGGGTGGATGGTGATCGACGTCGACGGCTACGAGCGCGCCGTCGAACTGGCCGGGGAGCTGTCGGCCGCCCCCGGAGCGGGCGGGAAGCCGATCCACGAGTGGCTCGAGGTCCGCCCGTTCCTCGCCGCGCCGCCCACCGTCACGGAGTGA
- a CDS encoding SAM-dependent methyltransferase, producing MTQDGFEAVGIDTSRPHPARIYDYLLGGKDHYEVDQRAGDELAAAAPEARIGVRANRALLQRAVRYVVGSGVRQILDIGTGLPTSPNVHEVAQSVAPDVRVAYVDNDPIVAAHGSALLSRSGTTGIVLGDLRDPRSVLDHPDVRRLIDFDRPVALLLVAVLHFLADADRPEEIVAVLRDALPAGSFLVLSHATGDFADRSAAQAVYSKATASLNLRTRAEVQRFFDGFDLVEPGLTQVPFWRPDTPPPPRSEEIGFYGGVARKAT from the coding sequence GTGACACAGGACGGCTTCGAGGCCGTGGGCATCGACACCAGCAGACCGCATCCCGCGCGGATCTACGACTATCTCCTCGGCGGCAAGGACCACTACGAGGTGGACCAGCGGGCGGGCGACGAGCTCGCCGCCGCGGCACCCGAGGCACGGATCGGTGTCCGGGCGAACCGTGCCCTCCTGCAGCGCGCCGTCCGGTACGTCGTCGGCAGCGGGGTCCGCCAGATCCTGGACATCGGCACCGGCCTGCCCACGTCGCCGAACGTGCACGAGGTCGCCCAGTCGGTGGCACCCGACGTCCGCGTGGCCTACGTCGACAACGACCCGATCGTGGCCGCGCACGGCAGCGCCCTGCTCAGCCGCTCCGGTACGACCGGCATCGTCCTCGGTGACCTCCGGGACCCGCGGTCGGTCCTGGACCACCCCGACGTCCGCCGGCTCATCGACTTCGACCGGCCGGTCGCCCTGCTCCTCGTCGCCGTCCTGCACTTCCTCGCCGACGCTGACCGGCCCGAGGAGATCGTCGCCGTGCTGCGCGACGCGCTGCCGGCCGGCAGCTTCCTGGTGCTCTCGCACGCCACCGGTGACTTCGCCGACCGCAGCGCCGCCCAGGCGGTCTACAGCAAGGCGACCGCCTCCCTGAACCTGCGCACCCGCGCCGAGGTGCAGCGGTTCTTCGACGGGTTCGACCTGGTCGAGCCGGGCCTGACCCAGGTCCCGTTCTGGCGCCCGGACACCCCGCCCCCGCCCCGGTCCGAGGAGATCGGCTTCTACGGCGGCGTGGCCCGCAAAGCCACCTGA
- a CDS encoding ABC transporter permease produces MHLGRTARITLRIGAGLGFAVIYVPLLLVLVNSLNPDRSASWPPPGLTLHWWSVAAHNSGARAALWVSVKAGLGATAIALVLGTLIAFAVARHRFFGRDTVSFVVVLPIALPGIVTGIALNSAFGTVLAPLGVGLGLFTVIVGHATFCIVVVFNNVVARLRRTASSYEEAAMDLGATTFRAFADVTFPLVRSALLAGGLLAFALSFDEIVVTTFTAGPGIETLPIWIFGNMTRPQQAPVVNVVAAVLVLLSVVPIYVAQRLSADTATSSRV; encoded by the coding sequence ATGCATCTCGGCCGCACCGCGCGCATCACCCTGCGCATCGGCGCCGGGCTCGGGTTCGCGGTGATCTACGTCCCACTGCTGCTCGTCCTGGTCAACTCCCTGAACCCCGACCGCAGCGCGAGCTGGCCGCCGCCGGGGCTCACCCTGCACTGGTGGTCGGTGGCCGCGCACAACTCCGGTGCCCGCGCGGCTTTGTGGGTCTCGGTGAAGGCGGGGCTGGGAGCCACCGCCATCGCGCTGGTCCTCGGCACCCTGATCGCCTTCGCCGTGGCCCGGCACCGCTTCTTCGGCCGCGACACCGTCTCCTTCGTCGTCGTGCTGCCGATCGCGCTGCCCGGCATCGTCACGGGGATCGCCCTCAACTCGGCGTTCGGCACGGTCCTGGCGCCGCTCGGCGTGGGCCTGGGGCTGTTCACCGTGATCGTCGGGCACGCCACCTTCTGCATCGTCGTGGTCTTCAACAACGTGGTGGCCCGGCTGCGCCGTACCGCTTCCTCGTACGAGGAGGCGGCCATGGACCTCGGCGCGACCACCTTCCGTGCCTTCGCGGACGTCACCTTCCCGCTCGTCCGCTCCGCGCTGCTGGCGGGCGGTCTGCTCGCCTTCGCCCTGTCCTTCGACGAGATCGTGGTCACCACGTTCACCGCGGGCCCGGGCATCGAGACCCTCCCCATCTGGATCTTCGGCAACATGACCCGCCCACAGCAGGCGCCGGTGGTGAACGTCGTGGCCGCCGTGCTGGTGCTGCTGTCGGTGGTCCCGATCTACGTCGCCCAGCGGCTGTCCGCGGACACCGCGACATCGAGCCGGGTGTGA
- a CDS encoding winged helix-turn-helix transcriptional regulator, which produces MAAEQNHDSAACKRVDDGITRVFQLLGKRWSGPIVAVLVEQPAYFTDLRRAIPGISERMLSDRLAELGAAGLVLREVDEGPPLRVCYRLTDAGAALEPALRALAEWAKSHLPEASACPETSLERPAVHR; this is translated from the coding sequence ATGGCGGCGGAGCAGAACCACGACAGCGCGGCGTGCAAGCGGGTGGACGACGGGATCACCCGTGTCTTCCAGCTGCTCGGCAAACGCTGGAGCGGCCCGATCGTGGCCGTCCTGGTGGAGCAGCCCGCCTACTTCACCGACCTCCGGCGGGCCATCCCCGGCATCAGCGAACGCATGCTGTCCGACCGGCTCGCCGAACTCGGCGCGGCCGGCCTCGTCCTGCGCGAGGTCGACGAGGGCCCCCCGCTGCGCGTGTGCTACCGGCTGACCGACGCGGGCGCGGCCCTGGAGCCCGCCCTCCGCGCACTCGCGGAGTGGGCGAAGTCCCATCTGCCGGAGGCATCGGCCTGCCCCGAGACGAGCCTGGAGCGGCCCGCCGTACACCGCTAG